From the Geotrypetes seraphini chromosome 8, aGeoSer1.1, whole genome shotgun sequence genome, the window gacatgaaaactgccaatcaagtgaagaaggcttcatctaaggcaaggcagatattgggttgtatcaatagaagtttcgtcagccgaaagcctgaagtcataatgccgttgtacagggccatggtgagacctcatctggagtactgtgtgcaattctggaggccacattacagtaaagatgtgcgcagaattgaatcgggaACCAGGATGAtatcggggctcaagggtctctcgtacgaagagagactgaacaaattgcagctctacactctcgaggaacgtagggagaggggagacatgatcaaaacatttaagtacctcacgggacatgtcgaagtggaaaatgatattttctttctcaagggaccctcgaccacaagagggcacccgctcaaactcaggggcggaaaatttcatggcgacatcagaaagtatttcttcacagagagagtggttgatcattggaacaagcttccagtgcaggtgatcgaggcagacagcgtgccagactttaagaataaatgggatacccatgtggaatccctacaagggtcaagataaggaaattgggtcattagggcatagacagggggtgggtaagcagagtgggcagacttgatgggctgtagcccttttctgccgtcatcttctatgtttctatgttatgtcaTACATGTCATTCAAGAGGGAGGCAATTACAGTTTCTGTACTGAATGATGGTCTAAAgcaggaactccagtcctcgagagccatattccagtcgggttttcaggatttccccaatgaatatgcaggagatctatttgcatgcactgctttcaatgcatattcattggggaaatcctgaaaacccgactagaatacttctctcgaggaccggagttccctacccctggtctaaagcctGATTAAGAATCAAGGAGTAGGTGAAACTTTTCTGTGTCTCATTAGTTGGGATTGAACTAGTCCTTCCATTAGTTTTATGAAGAGAGGATTTagggcaatgggtctgtagttctCAATCTGAGCGGTTGATTTCTTCATGTCTTTCAGGATAGGTCTGATGATAATGTGGTCTCTTTCTTTGGGAAACTCCCCTTTATTTAGCATGTCTACTAGCTATGTGTAGAGATCAGCTAGAAACTTGGATGAAGCCTTAGACATTAGTACTGGGGGGCAGACATCGACAGGAGAGTATGTGTGCACGTATAAGAAAAGAAATTGAAGGTTTTATTCAAAAATAAGCAATGGATCAGAAGTTACAGCTATTTTACGCAAAACGTAATTTCCCatgtaacatttaaaaaatttgccCACTTTTCGGCGTAGATCAGTGAAAAATGCCCGCAAACAATGTGTTAATTATGACTATTGTTTGTGAAATGGTACATTTGAACctgctgtatttttttaaattattattataacttaAATTTATCAGGAGTCGGAATCAGTACATTTTTAtcaactccaggtacccaaaattgactCTGACGCCAAAGCCCTGCTCCCTGCTACATAATCAATTCTGCTCAGGATAAACAATTTCAACATTATTGTCCTAAGGCTAAACATAGCAACACAAAACGATTCCAAAAAGAGACTGCCAGAGGAACTTCAAAAGACACAAACATTAGGGCAGTAAATAAGTCAATAGGTTCTGACAGTGGTATTCTGAAGATTAGAAAATTGTGTGAACACAAGGTCCGTTATGCCAACCCTCAGTTGCTGCGTACTATGACGCCTAATAAAAGCTCTGATCGCCAAATATGTGTTCTCTCTTTTTCTAATCAAGCGCATCAAGTTGCCAACATCATCAAAAAACATTGGCATGTTTTGGATTCCCACACTATTTTCAAGGAACCTCCACGTATTACATTTTCCCATCCCAAGAACTTGAGTAATTTATTGACTCCTATGATTCCCTGTACAAGTTCGGGATCAGGGAGCCATACGGCATGCGGGCACTGCAACATGTGTCGGAACACTCTTTCCATTTCCAGCTGGCAACATCCTCAAACCCAGCAGGTCTATAATTTGAGGCATCATACCACGTGCGACTCTCAGTGGGTCATTTACATCATCACCTGCCCATGTAATCTTATATATATATGGGACGTACCAGTAGGAAAATCAAGCCCAGATTGTCCGAACATAAAAGCAGACTCAACACTACCTCTTATTCTGCTCCCCTAGTTCCCCACTGCTTGGACAAGGGCCATGAATTTTATGAACTAACTTGGTTTGTCTTGGAACTACCTGGGGACTTTAGAGGGGACAAGATGTCTCTCATTCAACTAAGAGAACAATTCTGGATTTTCCATTTGTGTTCTGTACAACCCCACGGACTGAACGATAGCATTGAGTGGAACACCATCGTATAGTGCTATCATTTTTTTGATTGGTTCTCCTTTGCATGACATATTTCCTGTTTGGCTTTTAAGCGTGGCATGCGCTCCACTCTGTTAGCTCCGTCCTCCTCCCAGCTGGCTTGGATTGTTCATCTGCGTGGCCATTGATTTTTTCAGCGATTCAGTACCGATGGCTTCCTGATGAAGGGACCCTGAGTTACCtaaaccgggcttggttgaaccctGCCATAAGGGGATCTTTGAATGTGATTTCCTGGACTTTTCTGTTAAACCGAAGGAAATTGTTTTCATCTAATCCAAGCTAAGTCTGAGTTTATtgtgggagttggctggggggttctcagagtggtttttctgcttgatttcacTTGTGTgattattataattatttattacaTTGTTTTTCACTATTTCTGTTGAGGCACATGTGAGGtatccgatgatggtgtgctGGTAGGGGTTTGTTTAACCTTTGCCTTCTCCTCCCCTCACtgacctctcacactgaggatatcccatttcacaaaaaaattttatatatataaaatattctaTTTATTGCCTTGTGTTTACACAATTTTCTAATCTTCAGAATACCACTCTCAGAACCTATTGACTTATTTACTGCCCTAACATTTGTGTCTTTCTAAGGCTAAACATAGCATAAACATTAAACTAGAACCATAAACAATTTGGAACTGTACAAATTTGGATAAAGAAGACACAGCCTGAGGGTTCGGAAGGGGCAACCATCCCCTCAAACCCCACGTTAAGGGACAAATATGGAATTCTCAGTAAGcctggtcaaagacagaaatccagcttacctgTTACTGGTCAGGCGACCTGCAAATCGGACAGAAAATCTGGGCAGGTGTTCAGCctacagaggagatttacaagaaagaagattagcagaggtaagaaacctaatcattcgttcttgtacaatccctctctGTAGGATGAATGGTAGGGGCATATCAGAGCATTCCCAGAAcatcaggggggcctgatgagccTGCCGCCAGAACTGAAGCCCCAAAAGCCACATCTTACTTGGCTGCCACAACAAGCCAGTAGAACTTTGTGAAGTATGGAGAGAGAGGCCCATGGCCGCCCTGCCAATCTCCTCAGGAGAAACAGCTGTTGATTTGGCCCAAGATgaagccattcctctggtagaatgagccttAACtccaaggggaggcttcttccctGCTGACACATAAGCAGCGGAAATTGCCACGCAGATCCATCTAGagatggtagccttagaagcCGGCTTGCCCCTCCGGGCAGGACCAGCCAGCACAAAAAGGTGACTCAAAAGTGGAAGTCATCCGTGGCCTCTAGGAATCTCAGAAGGGGACACCTCATATCCAGGGACCGCAAAATACGGTCCTTGGACTTGGAGCCCGATGGAACAAAGGCGGGTAGCCGAACTTCCTAATTTAAAAGGAACTCTAAAACCACCTTCGGAAGAAAGGAAAGCATGGTCCTCAAGAGGACCACAGAATCCGTGATGTGGAGAAAATGATCTCTGCACGAAAGAGCTTGTACCTCTGATACCATAAGCACAGAATAGACCACTACAAGGAACGGTATTGATGGTgagatctttcagagagatctGATCCAGGGGTTCATAGAGTGGACGAACCAGCGAGTGGAGAACCAGTTTCAAATTCCACGGTGGACAAGGCAGTCCCCAGGGAGGCCTCAGCCTCCATGCCCCCCACAAGAAACAGACAACGTCCGGGAGAGACGCCAGGGAACCCCTGAGAGCAGCGGGACCCAAGCACGAGAGACCCACAATCAGAACATGTAGCAAAGAAACCGCTAGTCCCTTTCTAATATCAGCTTGCAAGAAGTCCAGATGTTTTGCCGGGCCCTCTGGTCAAGGATATCACTGATTTGTAAATGAATAGACTTAAGTTGCTGTAGCTCAGCCGCGTCCAAACTATTGTAATGGCGCCTGCGTAAAGTGGCCAGCTGCCCCCAGAGAGTCATGAGCGCCTCTCCTTGCCGCCGTCGCTTAGCAGAGGTATACTGAATAATATGCCCATGCAGGACCGCCTTAGAAGCCTCCCAAAAAATTTCTGAATCCACCTCCGACGCACGATTGTCGGAGTCATACTCAAGCCATTTAGCTCTAAGAAAAGTACGAAAGTCTTTATCCCCATATAAAGCTGCGAGAAAACGCCAGGAGCGCTCCCCAGGTCGATCCGAGACTCCCAGCGTAAGTACCACCGCCGCGTGATCGGAAAGCGATGTATCCTCAATGGTGACTGTGTCAACCCTGGAAAAGAGAGAAGACGACACCAAAATATAGTCCAGGTGTGAGTACATAGTATGGGGATGAGAGAAGAACGTAAATTCTCTATCAAATGGGTGCAGCGTTCTCCAAGCATCTACCAACTCCAAAGGACTACAGAGAAAGTTCACCCCCCTCTGGTCGTGATTACAAGGCCGCGGCTTGGCAGGAGAATAATCCACAGCATGGTCAGCCATGATATTAAAATCCCCGCCAACAACCAGTTGGTACGTGGGATATTGCGTCAGGATACCCAAGAGCCCAGAATAGAATTGGTGATTGTAAATGTTTGGGAAATAGagattacaaaaaagaaaatgagACCTCCACAGCTCTCCCAAGAGAAGAACATAGCGACCCTCTTTATCCTGAATTATCTTATGGATGGTAAGAGGTAACTGTTTATGGACTAAAATGGCGACCCCGTGTTGCCTGCCATTGTAGGCCGAATAACCCACTTCCCCCACCCATTCTCTacgccagtgtttttcaaccgctgttcctggtgtgccgcagggccgccatcagggcagtactaccagtcctgcatttagagacccggagctgacagggggcccgaggcaggggcgccagtagctcgccaaggcaaagtgagtcgatcacccaggactcactttgtcttggcgatctaatctatcgagccgataagtcttcttctccccgacgtcaattctgcagtcggagaggaagttcgggccagccaatcgctgcctggctgggcggaacttcctctccgattgcagaactgacatcagggagagcatgcgttggcgtcggctttggggcctgttatccattggtgggtcctgttccccgatggcagcggcagtggcagtggcttggggaacggcagggagaaagaaagggggcaggcagggaaacagaaggaaagaagagaaacagaaaaaaagaaagaaaggtcagggagagaggaagaaaaagttgggggagggaatgaggtgtggaggagagaaagcatacaggctgatagaagggaagaaagattggatgcacagtcagaagaagaaagtgcaaccagaaatcaccagacaaggtaggaaaaatgattttattttaaatttagcaaagtggaggcagtattaccacagttttcaaaggaatttgcccaaataacttaatagttaactgggtaaattcccagagatgaaaacttcccttcacttactatgcacagttctgaatttatatctgctgtctatattttacaatatggtcaccttttactaaaccgcaatagtggtttttagcgcaggagcctatgagcgtcaagagcagcgctgggcattcagcgcagctccctgcgctaaaaactgctattgtggtttaataaaaaggatggagggtatatttgtctatttttgtatgctataaaaaccaaatacagagagagactgaaagctgttgacgaagagctacgtgtgtgtctttcttccattccagccagaatatcagctttgtgttcagccaaacaggcccaggtttcgcactgaataaagtattttataatttttatttcataataaagtaattataaaatactttctttgtgtttatttgattcctattcaagagaattactttatatatagtcaatataggcagagagttaaattttttaacattttctaatggtggtttttttcatgaaacaagtgtgcctttggcCAAAACACTGGATTAGCCACAGGCAGGGGAAGCTTCAGACTAGCCTTTGGCGCCCTTTCCTCTCTCAACCTCTTTCCGGTCGCACTTCCGGCCTCGTCCTTCGTCTTCGACCGTTGGATTTCTTGGGCTTCTGACGCTCGCTGAGACTTTCGGCTGCCAGGTAGTGAGAGAAATAAATCTTCCCGCTCAAACGTAAATACGAGTAAGGAGTTATTGCATGACTTAGGACCGCTTTAAGCCACTTTGTCGATAGGAAAGCTATAGAGAAATAGTGGTGAAGAAAATAAGAGCAATGGATTATTTCTTTCTCGTAGGTTACGGAAAGTAGAAAAATGTTTGCTAGCAGGTACCAGACGGTGGTGCGGGGAGAAGCGTCAGAAACGGACTCTGAAGAAGAAATTTATCTGACGTCTGTTACCCCGGTGGCCTTGTCAGTGTCGGAAACCGAAGGCCCTCCTGAATCGATTCacacctccctccctctccctctcctgaTCGTGATACGCAAtgcggagcaggaggagaagccaggGCTCGCCCTTCAGCCTCACAGTCGTGACAGCACTTTGTTGCAACTGAAATTGCTAGAAAGTAATTCCCACCTGGGCCAGGACATCCAGGGCACCGTTAAACATATGTATCAGACGACGGCCAAGGAGCTGCAGGCTCTCACCAGTCAGTTCAGCAGCTCACAAAACGGCATCATCAGCGCCTCCCATAGCATCCGTCTGATCCTCGATGACCTCAGAAGTGTGGCTGAAAAAATTGACATCATAGCTACGTGTAGTTTGTTACCGGACATAACGCCCTTTGGGGATAAGACCTAGCCTTGCTTACTgttaaataaatagaaacaaaCTGGCATATATTTTGGGTCTTGGAGTTGCAAATTAAGTAATAGATTGCTTTTCTCTGAGGATACCTAGGTCTGCCTTATCCATGCTACAGGCTTTTATGGGGATGATTTCAATGTACCTTTGCAACTTTGACACTTTCacataaagtccatttaggaacatcctcactccacagagttttatTGGTTTACTCTTCTATAGACCACATTAATTCTTTCTGAAGAGGAATTTGTTGCTAATAAATATAGGGGTAAATTTTCTAACACTTGGTTgccttttatgtttatttttactgAATATGTGACATCCCACAAATGCAAAAAGTGTGGTTTCATAACAAACTTTGCTATGGTAAAAAGAGTCATTCTAGGGTGGAAGGGtgtgtattttatttatatatatat encodes:
- the BLOC1S3 gene encoding biogenesis of lysosome-related organelles complex 1 subunit 3 → MFASRYQTVVRGEASETDSEEEIYLTSVTPVALSVSETEGPPESIHTSLPLPLLIVIRNAEQEEKPGLALQPHSRDSTLLQLKLLESNSHLGQDIQGTVKHMYQTTAKELQALTSQFSSSQNGIISASHSIRLILDDLRSVAEKIDIIATCSLLPDITPFGDKT